The Aquipuribacter hungaricus genome includes a region encoding these proteins:
- a CDS encoding transglutaminase domain-containing protein: MTSRALTPWASRAGRRRSATAPADDGCPGSTDATRILDHTSAEVRSLLRDCTGSTARDDVAGVLRVAHGLVAQRIRPVYAVDEAQPVSRTLRSGRGSCSQRLAVLEAVARAVDVPTRSRGLLLDGRFWYLRFPGLRAVVPDEVVLAWPEFRVDGVWLDSSALLGAPDLHSDSGGRFTNVGEETLFEAVGRGAVRWDEVPGPTTDGHDQPQVGCSTCSLAGWVLAELGRYGSRDELFAAHGQTLCWPARTAAEPVLSRWSAGATAS, from the coding sequence ATGACGTCGCGCGCGCTCACCCCGTGGGCCAGCCGGGCTGGACGCCGGAGGTCGGCGACCGCCCCCGCCGACGACGGGTGCCCCGGGTCAACCGACGCCACGCGCATCCTCGACCACACCTCGGCGGAGGTGCGGTCGCTGCTGCGGGACTGCACCGGGTCGACGGCTCGTGACGACGTCGCAGGCGTCCTGCGCGTCGCCCACGGGCTGGTCGCCCAGAGGATCCGGCCGGTGTACGCCGTCGACGAGGCCCAGCCGGTCAGCCGGACCCTGCGGAGCGGGCGGGGCTCCTGCTCCCAGCGTCTGGCCGTGCTCGAGGCCGTGGCCCGGGCCGTCGACGTCCCGACCCGGTCCCGGGGCCTGCTGCTGGACGGTCGCTTCTGGTACCTGAGGTTCCCCGGCCTGCGGGCCGTCGTCCCCGACGAGGTCGTCCTCGCGTGGCCGGAGTTCCGCGTCGACGGCGTGTGGCTGGACAGCTCGGCCCTGCTCGGCGCCCCGGACCTGCACTCGGACAGTGGCGGCCGGTTCACGAACGTCGGCGAGGAGACCCTCTTCGAGGCGGTCGGGCGTGGCGCCGTCCGGTGGGACGAGGTCCCGGGCCCGACCACCGACGGGCACGACCAGCCCCAGGTCGGGTGCAGCACGTGCAGCCTGGCGGGGTGGGTCCTGGCCGAGCTGGGTCGCTACGGCTCGCGCGACGAGCTGTTCGCCGCGCACGGGCAGACGCTGTGCTGGCCGGCGCGCACGGCAGCGGAGCCGGTCCTGTCCCGCTGGTCGGCGGGTGCGACGGCCTCGTGA
- a CDS encoding RNA polymerase sigma factor translates to MSPPRTPDAADEAEQRFRALYASVHADVVRFVRRRLPSEQVTAAEDVVADALLVAWRRFDDAPRRLDAQRAWVFGIARNCLLTSRRGSSRRDALAVRVADRSAGAADSPLDGLVAGLDLAAAWRRLSPGEQEVLALTVFDELTSSQAALVLGTTPTAYRLRLMRARRALRTLLSDADTGTTAGLGVEEPVRGPRHPAPSAHEPLEATR, encoded by the coding sequence GTGAGCCCACCACGGACACCCGACGCCGCCGACGAGGCCGAGCAGCGTTTCCGGGCGCTGTACGCGAGCGTGCACGCCGACGTCGTCCGCTTCGTCCGCCGGCGCCTGCCGAGCGAGCAGGTCACCGCCGCCGAGGACGTCGTCGCCGACGCCCTGCTGGTCGCGTGGCGCCGCTTCGACGACGCCCCCCGCCGCCTGGACGCCCAGCGCGCCTGGGTCTTCGGCATCGCCCGGAACTGCCTGCTGACCTCGCGCAGAGGGAGCAGCCGCCGCGACGCGCTCGCGGTGCGCGTCGCCGATCGGAGCGCTGGGGCGGCCGACTCCCCCCTCGACGGGCTCGTCGCGGGCCTCGACCTCGCCGCGGCCTGGCGCCGCCTGTCCCCCGGCGAGCAGGAGGTGCTGGCCCTCACGGTCTTCGACGAGCTCACCTCGTCGCAGGCCGCGCTCGTGCTCGGCACCACGCCTACCGCTTACCGGCTGCGCCTCATGCGGGCCCGCCGAGCGCTGCGGACGCTGCTCTCCGACGCGGACACAGGCACCACCGCAGGCCTCGGCGTCGAGGAGCCCGTCCGAGGACCACGACACCCCGCCCCGTCCGCCCACGAGCCGCTGGAGGCGACCCGATGA